The following are from one region of the Biomphalaria glabrata chromosome 4, xgBioGlab47.1, whole genome shotgun sequence genome:
- the LOC106051839 gene encoding ADP-ribosylation factor-like protein 8A: MLSFFQRILDWFKSLFWKEEMELTLVGLQYSGKTTFVNVIASGQFSEDMIPTVGFNMRKISKGNVTIKLWDIGGQPRFRSMWERYCRGVNAIVYMVDAADHDKLEASRNELHNLLDKPQLQGIPVLVLGNKRDLIGALDEKDLIERMNLSAIQDREICCYSISCKEKENIDITLQWLIQHSKSGR; this comes from the exons ATGTTATCATTCTTTCAAAGAATATTAGACTggtttaaaagtttattttggaAAGAAGAAATGGAATTAACCCTTGTTGGGCTGCAATATTCAGGGAAAACGACATTTGTTAATGTTATCGCT TCTGGCCAGTTCAGTGAGGATATGATTCCAACAGTTGGCTTTAATATGAGGAAAATTTCAAAAGGCAATGTCACTATCAAA CTTTGGGATATTGGTGGACAGCCTAGATTCCGAAGTATGTGGGAAAGATATTGTCGAGGAGTCAATGCTATTGT GTACATGGTTGATGCTGCTGACCATGACAAATTAGAAGCTTCTCGCAATGAACTACACAATTTATTAGACAAGCCTCAGTTGCAAGGCATCCCTGTGTTAGTACTTGGTAATAAAAGAGACCTTATAGGAGCATTAGATGAAAAAGATCTCATAGAGAGAAT GAATTTATCTGCTATTCAAGACCGAGAAATTTGTTGCTATTCTATATCTTgtaaagaaaaggaaaatataG ATATTACTCTACAATGGCTGATTCAGCACTCGAAGTCTGGGCGATAA